In a single window of the Halobaculum lipolyticum genome:
- a CDS encoding glycosyltransferase family 4 protein — protein sequence MTYTVLMLGWGFPPNVTGGLDTAVGELFTRLDEREGIDVELVLPAEYAPEGWDNIHGVPTGEGDIITRIGRLSGEFVDRAADADVVHTNDWFGYNPGSRAQASHDVEWVTTFHSLSSDRNTVPPEREKRTEQRVVTRSDHLVAVSEFTAGKIEHEYGRGAEVIYNGFSSVEPTGRDVKAELGIDGKMLFFVGRHTDQKGLSYLLYALPKLRRDDVTLVIGGTGHLTDQLKRFVELLGIDEQVEFVGYLPEEELGDYYASADLFVSPSLAEPFGITIVEALSVGTRVVAGPSGAAEVLPDDCLIEVEPNSDSIADGIEYALSLDTPIEYEVRTWDEVADEHEAFYERILAEKTNGTE from the coding sequence ATGACGTACACGGTCTTGATGCTCGGGTGGGGGTTTCCGCCGAACGTGACCGGCGGGTTGGACACGGCGGTCGGGGAGCTGTTCACGCGGCTCGACGAGCGCGAGGGGATCGACGTCGAGCTGGTGCTGCCGGCCGAGTACGCCCCGGAGGGCTGGGACAACATCCACGGCGTCCCGACCGGCGAGGGGGACATCATCACCCGTATCGGCCGGCTGTCGGGGGAGTTCGTCGACCGCGCGGCCGACGCCGACGTCGTCCACACGAACGACTGGTTCGGCTACAACCCCGGGTCGCGCGCGCAGGCGAGCCACGACGTCGAGTGGGTCACCACGTTCCACTCGCTGTCGTCGGACCGCAACACGGTGCCGCCCGAGCGCGAGAAGCGCACCGAACAGCGCGTGGTGACCCGGTCGGACCACCTCGTCGCCGTGAGCGAGTTCACCGCGGGGAAGATCGAACACGAGTACGGTCGGGGTGCGGAGGTGATCTACAACGGCTTCTCGTCGGTCGAACCGACCGGTCGCGACGTCAAGGCGGAGCTGGGCATCGACGGAAAGATGCTGTTCTTCGTCGGGCGCCACACCGACCAGAAGGGGCTGTCGTACCTGCTGTACGCGCTCCCGAAGCTCCGCCGCGACGACGTCACCCTCGTCATCGGCGGCACGGGCCACCTCACCGACCAGCTGAAGCGGTTCGTCGAACTGCTCGGCATCGACGAACAGGTGGAGTTCGTCGGCTACCTCCCCGAGGAGGAACTGGGCGACTACTACGCGAGCGCGGATCTGTTCGTCTCGCCGTCGCTCGCGGAGCCGTTCGGCATCACCATCGTCGAGGCGCTGTCGGTCGGCACCCGCGTCGTCGCCGGACCCAGCGGCGCCGCGGAGGTGCTCCCGGACGACTGTCTCATCGAGGTGGAGCCGAACTCCGACTCCATCGCCGACGGGATCGAGTACGCGCTCTCGCTGGACACGCCTATCGAGTACGAGGTGCGGACGTGGGACGAAGTCGCCGACGAACACGAGGCGTTCTACGAGCGGATCCTGGCGGAGAAGACGAACGGGACGGAGTGA
- a CDS encoding glycoside hydrolase family 15 protein, whose product MRLRTALNDYKRDRGHGATGTASTVHGALSGRGERLVHVTRTGGIRDFSSSLSGLSGVDRSRFGIETSDRTYWFDDLETVRQHYYRETTLVETEYDAGEFTIHQYDLTLGREHLTHVELRGSIPSEAHLVAFLTLAPEGQETRVGRLIHEGAGPVDGDAVEVFHREEHDYVTASTGLEDVRAQIPERFEELLDPSPVALPRDGALNRYEDTHLSGDVVVTAPLERAGRGLRTTLVTLLADDGDRDEALSRLRDCAIEHAGADELRTVARTDTTLSVASDAPRRKTVRADMRALDLLEAPSGARIAGPEFDPFFRNSGGYGYTWFRDDARVSQHLLESDGPLGLGVDTESLARSARFYCEAQQDDGSWPHRVWAVDGSLAPGWANARVEGRTNSTEYQADQTALTVNFLAALLRERGEELAAADRRRARESVAAGVDALDDARGEDGLPVRCQNLWEDMTGQFTHTAATFVEAYAAVARAPVSEDLRERARVGAEETFAAMEALWDEGARQYGMRLSGDDLDDRLDSSTFAVVDALAAVDAVDGLHVDETDVDRVADHVRTALDGLYRASDDSAVEGLIRYEGDGWRTEGQDDEKVWTLSTAMGASGAATLGALLAARGREQTAEWMFDRASELYALLEDGGPLTTHTGYLPEQWYDDGTPDSATPLGYAHCFRLRVTATLAEHDALPSAAAPPTAPPDRPHWTTGEKFGVGTAADHGSMDASRVWYTLTEGALTEVRFPRVDLMNLRTMDFIVSASDDGYTVRTHVEGAHSSDDTVERRVVPAEDDALLFAHEIEETGDGRGHEWTLRVEYAVDPNHDAVVADIEFRAADDTEYDLFAVADTALTNTGTRDRGLRLGQPGSHHLVARDAEAYTGESGDAMLVDENGDGYSVAVAMATADRFDWATVAAAGSDELATLFAEGEVPRTRSSVDDDNVVLVGRLGSGRHTNETLALGFARQADASAALGEAVGALAHGYDTVREAYRYTWQEFLSEKPLPDAVADDADLANQYRTALMTLRAVEDKTYRGASVASPSVPWGEAVHADEQKGYGYNFVWARDLYQVFTAAELTGDVETAIDQLEYIYEYQQDEDGFIPQNTYLNGITRWGGEQMDNISFPAVMAYHLWEDGVDFEDTLYEYENVRRSADYVARNGPFSAQERWEEESGYSPSSIAAEIAGLSCAGKLALEHGQDADALVWLALADRWVDEVEDLTATTTGTDRHTHTPYYVRVTRDGDPDAGHMRTLANNGPRLDERDIIDAGFLDLVRLGIKPWDDETIRNSVREVDDTIRVDLPAGAAFYRYNGDGYGERDEEDVGAPWSVENHGKGRLWPLLTGERGEYELLADPEETGREAALEPTTLLRTMQRFANSGRMIAEQVWDRDYATEYDWEYGEGTGSATPLAWSMAQFVRLAHGIDAGEPAETPTFVRERFLERRLHDSDEKPALRVDTSFQGNTVVVSGETTGERVAVTTPVDSAAIVPEDGAFEVTLDIGYGENDITVAAAGDDDLERAATTVTRFTV is encoded by the coding sequence ATGCGGCTTCGAACGGCACTCAACGACTACAAACGCGACCGGGGGCACGGCGCCACGGGCACCGCGAGCACCGTCCACGGGGCGCTGTCCGGGCGGGGCGAACGGTTGGTCCACGTCACGCGGACCGGCGGGATCCGGGACTTCTCCTCCTCGCTGTCGGGGCTGTCCGGGGTCGACCGGTCCCGGTTCGGCATCGAGACCAGCGACCGCACCTACTGGTTCGACGACCTGGAGACGGTTCGGCAACACTACTACCGGGAGACGACGCTGGTCGAGACCGAGTACGACGCCGGCGAGTTCACCATCCACCAGTACGATCTGACGCTGGGGCGCGAACACCTCACGCACGTCGAACTGCGCGGGTCGATCCCCTCGGAGGCACACCTCGTCGCCTTCCTCACGCTGGCACCGGAGGGGCAGGAGACCCGGGTCGGCCGCCTCATCCACGAGGGGGCGGGACCGGTCGACGGCGACGCCGTCGAGGTGTTCCACCGCGAGGAGCACGACTACGTCACCGCCTCGACGGGGCTGGAGGACGTCCGCGCACAGATCCCCGAGCGGTTCGAGGAACTGCTCGACCCGTCGCCGGTCGCGCTCCCGCGGGACGGGGCGCTCAACCGCTACGAGGACACCCACCTCAGCGGCGACGTCGTCGTGACGGCGCCGCTGGAGCGCGCGGGGCGCGGCCTCCGCACGACGCTCGTCACCCTCCTCGCCGACGACGGCGACCGCGACGAGGCGCTGTCGCGGCTGCGCGACTGCGCCATCGAACACGCCGGCGCCGACGAACTGCGCACCGTCGCCCGGACGGACACGACGCTGTCGGTCGCGAGCGACGCGCCGCGCCGGAAGACCGTCCGGGCGGACATGCGGGCGCTCGACCTGCTGGAGGCGCCCAGCGGCGCCCGGATCGCCGGGCCGGAGTTCGACCCGTTCTTCCGCAACTCCGGCGGCTACGGCTACACCTGGTTCCGCGACGACGCCCGCGTCTCCCAGCACCTCCTCGAGTCCGACGGCCCGCTCGGGCTGGGTGTCGACACCGAGTCGCTCGCTCGCAGCGCACGCTTCTACTGTGAGGCCCAGCAGGACGACGGCTCGTGGCCCCACCGGGTGTGGGCCGTCGACGGGTCGCTGGCCCCCGGGTGGGCGAACGCCCGCGTCGAGGGGCGCACGAATTCGACGGAGTACCAGGCCGACCAGACCGCCCTGACGGTGAACTTCCTGGCGGCGCTCCTGCGCGAGCGGGGCGAGGAGCTGGCGGCCGCCGACCGGCGGCGCGCCCGCGAGAGCGTCGCCGCCGGCGTCGACGCGCTCGACGACGCCCGCGGCGAGGACGGGCTTCCCGTCCGGTGTCAGAACCTCTGGGAGGACATGACGGGGCAGTTCACCCACACCGCCGCGACGTTCGTCGAGGCGTACGCCGCCGTCGCGCGGGCGCCGGTGAGCGAGGACCTCCGCGAGCGGGCCCGCGTCGGCGCCGAGGAGACGTTCGCGGCGATGGAGGCGCTGTGGGACGAGGGCGCCCGCCAGTACGGGATGCGTCTCTCGGGCGACGACCTCGACGACCGGCTCGACTCCTCGACGTTCGCCGTCGTCGACGCGCTGGCGGCCGTCGACGCCGTCGACGGACTCCACGTCGACGAGACCGACGTCGACCGCGTCGCCGACCACGTGCGGACCGCGCTGGACGGGCTGTACCGCGCGTCCGACGACTCCGCCGTCGAGGGGCTGATCCGCTACGAGGGCGACGGCTGGCGGACCGAGGGGCAAGACGACGAGAAGGTGTGGACGCTCTCGACGGCGATGGGTGCCTCCGGGGCGGCGACGCTGGGGGCGCTGCTGGCCGCGCGGGGGCGCGAGCAGACCGCCGAGTGGATGTTCGACCGCGCGTCCGAACTGTACGCGCTGTTGGAGGACGGCGGGCCGCTGACGACCCACACCGGCTACCTCCCCGAGCAGTGGTACGACGACGGCACGCCCGACAGCGCGACGCCGCTGGGGTACGCCCACTGTTTCCGGCTGCGCGTGACCGCGACGCTCGCGGAACACGACGCGCTCCCGAGCGCGGCGGCGCCGCCGACGGCGCCGCCGGACCGCCCCCACTGGACGACCGGCGAGAAGTTCGGGGTCGGCACCGCCGCCGACCACGGCTCGATGGACGCCTCGCGGGTGTGGTACACGCTCACCGAGGGGGCGCTGACGGAGGTGCGCTTCCCCCGCGTCGACCTGATGAACCTCCGGACGATGGACTTCATCGTCTCCGCGAGCGACGACGGCTACACGGTCCGGACGCACGTGGAGGGCGCCCACTCGAGCGACGACACCGTCGAGCGGCGGGTCGTCCCCGCCGAGGACGACGCGCTGTTGTTCGCCCACGAGATCGAGGAGACGGGCGACGGCCGCGGCCACGAGTGGACGCTGCGGGTCGAGTACGCCGTCGACCCCAACCACGACGCGGTCGTCGCGGACATCGAGTTCCGCGCGGCCGACGACACCGAGTACGACCTGTTCGCCGTCGCCGACACGGCGCTGACGAACACCGGCACGCGCGACCGCGGACTCCGCTTGGGGCAGCCCGGGAGCCACCACCTCGTGGCGCGCGACGCCGAGGCGTACACCGGCGAGTCGGGCGACGCGATGCTCGTCGACGAGAACGGCGACGGCTACTCCGTCGCGGTGGCGATGGCGACCGCCGACCGCTTCGACTGGGCGACCGTGGCGGCCGCCGGCAGCGACGAACTCGCGACGCTGTTCGCCGAGGGCGAGGTGCCGCGGACGCGCTCGTCGGTCGACGACGACAACGTCGTGCTCGTCGGTCGACTCGGCTCCGGGCGCCACACGAACGAGACGCTCGCGCTCGGGTTCGCGCGACAGGCCGACGCCTCCGCCGCGCTCGGGGAGGCGGTGGGCGCGCTCGCCCACGGCTACGACACCGTCCGCGAGGCGTACCGCTACACCTGGCAGGAGTTCCTCTCGGAGAAGCCGCTGCCCGACGCCGTCGCCGACGACGCCGACCTCGCGAACCAGTACCGCACGGCGCTGATGACGCTGCGGGCCGTCGAGGACAAGACGTACCGCGGCGCCTCCGTCGCCTCGCCGTCGGTGCCGTGGGGGGAGGCGGTCCACGCCGACGAGCAGAAGGGGTACGGGTACAACTTCGTGTGGGCCCGTGACCTCTACCAGGTGTTCACGGCCGCCGAGTTGACCGGCGACGTCGAGACGGCGATCGACCAACTGGAGTACATCTACGAGTACCAGCAGGACGAGGACGGGTTCATTCCGCAGAACACCTACCTCAACGGGATCACCCGCTGGGGCGGCGAGCAGATGGACAACATCTCGTTCCCGGCGGTGATGGCGTACCACCTCTGGGAGGACGGCGTCGACTTCGAGGACACGCTGTACGAGTACGAGAACGTCCGGCGATCGGCCGACTACGTCGCCCGCAACGGCCCGTTCAGCGCGCAGGAACGCTGGGAGGAGGAGTCCGGCTACTCGCCGTCGTCGATCGCCGCCGAGATCGCGGGGCTGTCGTGCGCCGGGAAACTGGCGCTGGAGCACGGCCAAGACGCCGACGCGCTCGTGTGGCTCGCGCTCGCCGACCGCTGGGTCGACGAGGTGGAGGACCTGACGGCGACGACGACGGGCACCGACCGCCACACGCACACGCCGTACTACGTGCGAGTCACCCGCGACGGCGACCCCGACGCCGGCCACATGCGGACGCTCGCCAACAACGGCCCGCGCCTGGACGAGCGCGACATCATCGACGCCGGCTTCCTCGATCTGGTCCGCCTCGGCATCAAGCCGTGGGACGACGAGACGATCCGCAACTCCGTCCGGGAGGTCGACGACACCATCCGGGTCGACTTACCCGCCGGCGCCGCGTTCTACCGCTACAACGGCGACGGCTACGGCGAGCGCGACGAGGAGGACGTCGGCGCGCCGTGGTCCGTCGAGAACCACGGGAAAGGGCGGCTGTGGCCCCTCCTGACCGGCGAACGCGGCGAGTACGAGCTGCTCGCCGACCCCGAGGAGACCGGCCGGGAGGCGGCGCTGGAGCCGACGACGCTGTTGCGGACGATGCAGCGGTTCGCCAACTCCGGTCGGATGATCGCCGAACAGGTGTGGGACCGCGACTACGCCACCGAGTACGACTGGGAGTACGGCGAGGGCACCGGCAGCGCGACGCCGCTGGCGTGGTCGATGGCGCAGTTCGTCCGCCTCGCACACGGCATCGACGCGGGCGAGCCGGCCGAGACGCCGACGTTCGTCCGCGAGCGGTTCCTCGAGCGGCGCCTCCACGACAGCGACGAGAAGCCCGCGCTGCGCGTCGACACGAGCTTCCAGGGCAACACCGTCGTCGTCTCCGGCGAGACGACCGGCGAGCGCGTCGCCGTGACGACGCCCGTCGACTCGGCGGCGATCGTGCCCGAGGACGGCGCCTTCGAGGTCACCCTCGACATCGGCTACGGCGAGAACGACATCACCGTCGCCGCCGCGGGCGACGACGACCTGGAGCGGGCCGCGACGACCGTCACCCGGTTCACGGTCTGA
- a CDS encoding DUF7510 family protein, translating to MEGSHDDTSAADADAPEEDRPVSVDIDIADGRTTILVTGDRDAAVVVESVSGEHIYLPPEDFERPPRSDGAGGHDGAGPRPSDSPYQSVSDSPYQSVSSDSPYQSPDGSDSPYQRGGPAPEHAGLEPTADGFRILHPEPATDVRILR from the coding sequence ATGGAGGGGAGCCACGACGACACGTCCGCGGCGGACGCCGACGCGCCCGAGGAGGACCGACCGGTCTCGGTCGACATCGACATCGCCGACGGCCGCACGACGATCCTCGTCACGGGCGACCGCGACGCCGCGGTCGTCGTCGAGTCGGTCTCGGGCGAGCACATCTACCTCCCGCCGGAGGACTTCGAGCGCCCGCCGCGGTCGGACGGAGCCGGCGGGCACGACGGCGCCGGCCCGCGCCCGTCCGACAGCCCGTACCAGTCGGTGTCGGACAGCCCGTACCAGTCCGTCTCCTCGGACAGCCCGTACCAGTCGCCGGACGGGTCCGACAGCCCGTACCAACGGGGCGGTCCCGCGCCCGAACACGCCGGGCTGGAGCCGACCGCCGACGGGTTCCGGATCCTCCACCCCGAGCCGGCTACCGACGTCCGGATCCTCCGGTAG
- the malA gene encoding alpha-amylase MalA, whose amino-acid sequence MQHPGQPRVCAVGESVELAPRDPDPGVEYGWSVVEAPEDSAATVDADEAVQWFSPDVAGRYRLRLAGGGRSYDLTVRAFAAGTARRGGLGGASGASGASGSGLSGSGRETGRSGGASGSARGGVGGDEGVERPRVHLAVDADAEEVRVHASVDPDEEGTDVEFLLDDRDDLTDADVRVEGRTLTVARDRLPERARIYAVAVSEDAYGVTDAVDIRREALADGGEVRAAAADAAGDVAVDRPYDPPEWALDATIYEVYVRTFADPEHDRQPFEAIREQLDRLDELGVDTLWLTPVLQHDGAPHGYNIVDFFEVAADLGGREEYQELIDAAHERDMNVLFDLVCNHSARDHPFFEDAYGNPDSEYYDWYEWQENGEPGTYFDWELIANFDFSSLDVRRHLLDAVDEWAPMVDGFRCDMAWAVPNGFWTEVHDRVKEQDSEFFLLDETIPYIPDFQAGLFDMHFDSTTAFTLREVGAGNEPADAVLDAVDQRRHIGFPDHASFMLYQENHDETRYLASYGEAAAFASAGALATLPGAPMVYAGQETGQLGRRDQLDYENAREDLTEHYRRLLALRADHPALAHRASLDRVDYEVHAGDADAVVAYRREAADGGAVVVVLNFASGTAEVGVDAAVGGPDLVADESAVGADGTVTVDDVVVVEVTE is encoded by the coding sequence ATGCAACACCCTGGACAACCGCGCGTGTGCGCGGTAGGGGAATCGGTCGAACTCGCACCGCGGGACCCGGACCCGGGCGTCGAGTACGGGTGGAGCGTCGTCGAAGCGCCGGAGGACTCGGCGGCGACCGTCGACGCCGACGAGGCGGTACAGTGGTTCTCGCCGGACGTCGCGGGTCGCTACCGGCTGCGGCTCGCGGGCGGGGGACGGAGCTACGACCTCACCGTGCGCGCGTTCGCCGCGGGCACCGCTCGACGCGGGGGACTGGGCGGCGCCTCCGGCGCCAGCGGTGCGTCCGGGAGCGGGCTGTCCGGCTCCGGGCGCGAGACGGGACGGTCGGGCGGCGCCAGCGGCTCCGCCCGGGGCGGCGTCGGCGGCGACGAGGGGGTCGAACGACCGCGGGTCCACCTCGCGGTCGACGCCGACGCCGAGGAGGTGCGCGTGCACGCGTCGGTCGACCCCGACGAGGAGGGGACGGACGTGGAGTTCCTCCTCGACGACCGCGACGACCTGACCGACGCCGACGTGCGCGTCGAGGGGCGGACGCTCACCGTCGCCCGCGACCGCCTCCCCGAGCGGGCGCGCATCTACGCCGTCGCGGTCAGCGAGGACGCCTACGGGGTCACCGACGCCGTCGACATCCGCCGGGAGGCGCTCGCCGACGGCGGCGAGGTCCGCGCCGCGGCCGCGGACGCCGCGGGCGACGTCGCCGTCGACCGCCCGTACGACCCGCCCGAGTGGGCGCTCGACGCGACCATCTACGAGGTGTACGTCCGCACGTTCGCCGACCCCGAACACGACCGGCAGCCGTTCGAGGCGATCCGCGAGCAGCTCGACCGCCTCGACGAGTTGGGGGTCGACACGCTGTGGCTGACGCCGGTGCTCCAGCACGACGGCGCCCCCCACGGCTACAACATCGTCGACTTCTTCGAGGTCGCCGCCGATCTGGGCGGCCGCGAGGAGTACCAGGAGCTCATCGACGCGGCCCACGAGCGGGACATGAACGTCCTGTTCGACCTCGTGTGCAACCACTCCGCGCGCGACCACCCGTTCTTCGAGGACGCCTACGGGAACCCGGACAGCGAGTACTACGACTGGTACGAGTGGCAGGAGAACGGGGAGCCGGGCACGTACTTCGACTGGGAGCTGATCGCCAACTTCGACTTCTCGTCGCTGGACGTACGCCGCCACCTGTTGGACGCCGTCGACGAGTGGGCGCCGATGGTCGACGGCTTCCGGTGTGACATGGCGTGGGCCGTCCCGAACGGCTTCTGGACGGAGGTCCACGACCGCGTGAAGGAGCAGGACTCGGAGTTCTTCCTGCTCGACGAGACCATCCCGTACATCCCGGACTTCCAGGCCGGGCTGTTCGACATGCACTTCGACTCGACGACGGCGTTCACGCTGCGGGAGGTCGGCGCCGGCAACGAGCCGGCCGACGCCGTCCTCGACGCGGTCGACCAACGGCGCCACATCGGCTTCCCCGACCACGCGTCGTTCATGCTGTACCAGGAGAACCACGACGAGACGCGCTACCTCGCCTCCTACGGCGAGGCGGCGGCGTTCGCGTCGGCGGGCGCGCTGGCGACGCTGCCGGGCGCCCCGATGGTGTACGCCGGCCAGGAGACCGGCCAACTCGGCCGCCGCGACCAACTCGACTACGAGAACGCCCGCGAGGACCTCACCGAGCACTACCGTCGGCTGCTCGCGCTGCGCGCTGACCACCCCGCGCTGGCCCACCGCGCGTCGCTCGACCGCGTCGACTACGAGGTACACGCCGGCGACGCCGACGCCGTCGTCGCCTACCGCCGCGAGGCCGCCGACGGCGGGGCGGTCGTCGTCGTGCTCAACTTCGCGTCCGGAACCGCCGAGGTGGGCGTCGACGCCGCCGTCGGCGGGCCGGATCTCGTCGCCGACGAGTCGGCGGTCGGCGCCGACGGCACGGTGACGGTCGACGACGTCGTCGTCGTCGAGGTCACCGAGTAG